One region of Carya illinoinensis cultivar Pawnee chromosome 8, C.illinoinensisPawnee_v1, whole genome shotgun sequence genomic DNA includes:
- the LOC122318698 gene encoding cellulose synthase A catalytic subunit 1 [UDP-forming]-like: MEANAGMVAGSYKRNELVQIRHDSDNGPKPLKHLNGQICQICGDTVGLTASGDVFVACNECAFPVCRPCYEYERKDGNQACPQCKTRYKRHKGSPRVDGDDDEDDVDDLENEFNYTQGNSKTRRQWQGEDAELSSSSRHESQQPIPLLTNGQPVSGDFPCATSDNQSVRSTSGPLGPSEKHAHSLPYIDPKLPVPVRIIDPSKDLNSYGLGNVDWKERVEGWKLKQEKNMTQVSGRYTEGKGDMEGTGSNGEELQMADDARQPLSRVVPISSSHLTPYRVVIILRLIILGFFLQYRVTHPVKDAYPLWLTSVICEIWFALSWLLDQFPKWSPINRETYLERLVLRYDREGEPSQLAPVDVFVSTVDPLKEPPLITANTVLSILAVDYPVDKVSCYVSDDGSAMLTFEALSETAEFARKWVPFCKKHNIEPRAPEFYFAQKIDYLKDKIQPSFVKERRAMKREYEEFKVRINALVAKAQKTPEEGWTMQDGTPWPGNNPRDHPGMIQVFLGHSGGLDTDGNELPRLVYVSREKRPGFQHHKKAGAMNALIRVSAVLTNGAYLLNVDCDHYFNNSKALKEAMCFMMDPGLGKKTCYVQFPQRFDGIDLHDRYANRNIVFFDINLKGLDGIQGPVYVGTGCCFNRQALYGYDPVLTEEDLEPNIIVKSCCGSRKKGKGGNKKYTDKKRAMKRTESTIPIFNMEDIEEGVEGYDDERLLLMSQKSLEKRFGQSPVFIAATFMEQGGIPPTTNPATLLKEAIHVISCGYEDKTEWGKEIGWIYGSVTEDILTGFKMHARGWISIYCMPARPAFKGSAPINLSDRLNQVLRWALGSIEILLSRHCPLWYGYNGRLKLLERLAYINTIVYPLTSIPLIAYCMLPAFCLLTGKFIIPEISNFASMWFILLFVSIAATGILELRWSGVSIEDWWRNEQFWVIGGTSAHLFAVFQGLLKVLAGIDTNFTVTSKANDEDGDFAELYVFKWTSLLIPPTTVLIVNLVGIVAGVSYAVNSGYQSWGPLFGKLFFAIWVIAHLYPFLKGLLGRQNRTPTIVIVWSILLASIFSLLWVRIDPFTSDSAKAAARGQCGINC, from the exons ATGGAAGCAAATGCGGGAATGGTGGCTGGGTCGTACAAGAGGAACGAGCTGGTTCAGATTCGCCACGACTCCGACAATGGG CCCAAGCCCTTGAAGCATTTGAATGGCCAAATATGTCAGATCTGTGGTGATACTGTTGGACTTACAGCAAGCGGTGATGTCTTTGTTGCTTGCAATGAGTGTGCATTCCCTGTTTGTCGGCCTTGTTATGAGTATGAGCGGAAAGATGGGAACCAGGCTTGTCCTCAGTGCAAGACTAGATATAAGAGGCACAAAG GGAGTCCTCGAGTGGAtggagatgatgatgaggatgatgttGATGATCTAGAGAATGAGTTCAATTACACCCAAGGAAATAGCAAGACAAGACGCCAGTGGCAGGGTGAAGATGCTGAACTCTCTTCTTCCTCTAGACATGAATCTCAACAACCAATTCCCCTTCTCACAAATGGGCAGCCG GTCTCTGGTGATTTTCCATGTGCTACATCTGACAACCAATCTGTACGAAGCACATCAGGTCCTTTGGGCCCTTCAGAAAAGCATGCCCACTCCCTTCCTTATATCGATCCGAAGCTTCCAG TTCCAGTGAGAATCATTGACCCATCAAAGGACTTGAATTCTTATGGCCTTGGAAATGTTGACTGGAAGGAAAGGGTTGAAGGTTGGAAACTCAAACAGGAGAAAAATATGACGCAGGTGTCCGGTCGATACACTGAAGGGAAGGGAGATATGGAAGGCACCGGTTCCAATGGAGAAGAACTCCAAAT GGCTGATGATGCTCGGCAACCTTTGAGTCGTGTGGTTCCCATTTCTTCTTCGCATCTGACACCTTACCGTGTTGTTATCATACTACGgcttattattttgggatttttcTTACAATACCGTGTAACTCACCCAGTCAAAGATGCATACCCATTGTGGCTAACATCAGTTATTTGTGAGATCTGGTTTGCTTTATCTTGGCTTCTGGATCAGTTCCCAAAATGGTCTCCAATCAACCGTGAGACCTACCTTGAGAGGCTTGTATTGAG ATACGATAGGGAAGGAGAACCATCACAGCTGGCTCCTGTAGACGTTTTTGTTAGTACTGTGGATCCCCTAAAAGAGCCCCCTCTCATTACAGCAAACACCGTTTTGTCCATACTTGCTGTGGATTACCCTGTTGACAAGGTCTCGTGCTATGTATCAGATGATGGGTCAGCAATGTTGACTTTTGAAGCCCTTTCTGAAACTGCAGAGTTTGCTAGGAAGTGGGTGCCCTTTTGCAAGAAGCACAACATCGAGCCTAGGGCCCCTGAGTTTTACTTTGCCCAGAAAATTGATTACTTGAAAGACAAAATACAACCTTCATTTGTGAAAGAGCGGCGGGCAATGAAG AGAGAATATGAAGAATTCAAGGTACGGATCAATGCACTTGTTGCCAAAGCGCAGAAGACGCCGGAAGAAGGTTGGACAATGCAGGATGGCACTCCATGGCCTGGAAATAATCCTAGAGATCATCCAGGAATGATTCAG GTGTTCTTAGGACATAGTGGGGGGCTTGATACAGATGGAAATGAGCTACCTCGACTTGTTTATGTTTCTCGTGAGAAGCGGCCTGGCTTCCAGCATCACAAGAAGGCTGGAGCAATGAACGCATTG ATCCGAGTTTCTGCTGTCTTAACCAATGGTGCATATCTTCTGAACGTTGACTGTGATCACTACTTTAATAACAGTAAAGCTCTTAAAGAAGCCATGTGTTTCATGATGGACCCTGGTCTTGGAAAAAAAACTTGTTATGTACAGTTCCCACAACGTTTTGATGGCATTGACTTGCATGATCGATATGCTAACCGCAATATTGTCTTCTTTGAT ATCAACTTAAAAGGGCTGGACGGGATTCAGGGTCCTGTCTATGTGGGAACTGGTTGCTGTTTCAATAGGCAAGCTCTATATGGGTATGATCCAGTGTTAACTGAGGAAGATTTGGAACCGAATATTATTGTCAAGAGTTGTTGTGGTTCAAGAAAGAAGGGAAAGGGTGGCAATAAGAAGTACACTGACAAGAAGAGGGCAATGAAAAGAACTGAATCCACCATTCCCATCTTCAATATGGAAGACATTGAGGAGGGTGTTGAAG GATATGATGATGAGAGATTGCTTCTTATGTCTCAAAAGAGCTTAGAGAAGCGTTTTGGTCAGTCTCCTGTTTTTATTGCAGCCACCTTCATGGAACAAGGTGGCATTCCACCAACGACCAACCCTGCAACTCTTTTGAAGGAAGCGATCCATGTTATCAGCTGTGGATATGAAGACAAAACTGAATGGGGAAAAGAG ATTGGTTGGATTTATGGCTCTGTCACAGAAGATATTTTAACTgggttcaagatgcatgctcgTGGTTGGATCTCAATCTATTGTATGCCCGCTCGCCCAGCATTTAAGGGGTCTGCTCCAATCAATCTTTCTGATCGATTGAACCAGGTTCTTCGATGGGCCTTGGGATCAATTGAGATTTTGCTGAGTAGGCATTGCCCCTTGTGGTATGGCTACAATGGGAGACTGAAGCTTTTGGAGAGACTGGCTTACATAAATACTATCGTGTACCCACTGACATCAATCCCACTGATTGCCTACTGTATGCTTCCTGCCTTTTGCCTTCTCACTGGAAAATTTATCATTCCTGAG ATAAGTAATTTTGCCAGCATGTGGTTTATTCTCCTTTTTGTCTCCATTGCTGCTACTGGAATCCTTGAGCTTAGGTGGAGTGGGGTCAGTATTGAGGACTGGTGGAGGAATGAGCAATTCTGGGTCATTGGTGGTACATCTGCTCATCTCTTTGCAGTCTTTCAAGGGCTCTTGAAAGTGCTTGCTGGGATTGATACCAACTTTACCGTCACTTCAAAGGCAAATGATGAAGATGGAGACTTTGCAGAGCTTTATGTGTTCAAATGGACATCACTTCTCATCCCTCCAACCACAGTTCTTATTGTGAACTTAGTAGGTATCGTGGCTGGTGTTTCATATGCCGTAAACAGTGGATACCAGTCTTGGGGTCCTCTCTTCGGCAAGCTGTTCTTTGCTATATGGGTCATTGCCCATCTGTATCCGTTCCTGAAGGGTTTGTTAGGTCGGCAAAATCGTACCCCGACTATTGTCATTGTATGGTCCATTCTTCTTGCTTCAATTTTCTCCTTGTTATGGGTACGGATTGATCCCTTCACCTCGGATTCTGCTAAAGCTGCAGCGAGAGGCCAATGTGGCATTAACTGTTAG
- the LOC122318413 gene encoding transcription factor HY5-like has translation MQEQATSSIAANSLPSSSERSSSSALQLEVKEGLESDEEIRRVPEIGGESAGTSASRRDSGSGAGPDRLQVAGEGQRKRGRSPADKESKRLKRLLRNRVSAQQARERKKAYLTDLETRVKELEKKNSELEERLSTLQNENQMLRHILKNTTASRKGGSNGANANDGSL, from the exons ATGCAAGAGCAAGCAACGAGTTCCATTGCGGCGAATTCTCTGCCTTCCAGCAGCGAAAGATCTTCGAGCTCCGCTCTTCAACTCGAAGTCAAAGAAG gtttggagagtgatGAGGAGATCAGGAGAGTACCAGAGATAGGTGGTGAATCTGCGGGGACCTCAGCCTCGAGACGAGACAGCGGTTCAGGGGCAGGTCCAGACCGGCTTCAAGTGGCAGGGGAAGGTCAGAGGAAAAGAGGCCGAAGTCCAGCTGACAAAGAAAGCAAGCGTCTAAAGAG GTTGCTGAGGAACAGAGTTTCGGCTCAGCAAGCAAGGGAAAGGAAGAAGGCATACTTGACTGACCTGGAAACGAGGGTGAAAGAGTTGGAGAAGAAGAACTCTGAGCTTGAAGAGAGGCTGTCCACCTTGCAGAACGAGAATCAGATGCTTAGACAT ATATTGAAGAACACAACAGCAAGCAGGAAAGGAGGAAGTAATGGTGCTAATGCCAATGATGGGTCTTTATGA
- the LOC122318410 gene encoding protein OVEREXPRESSOR OF CATIONIC PEROXIDASE 3 isoform X2: MAFASSVHTSMAVQRLSFSLFDRLLVGQSRPSHLFLPLHPPHRSVLALSRRRNPSSSNSASSSSKRNKKVLRRNDALEDDVDIDEDAFDALFSQLEEDLKNDGLSLDDEDDEISEEDLARFEQELAEVLGDDDIEMAISAADDTESENDAEEDDDEEYERPVKLKNWQLRRLAAALKAGRRKTSIKTLAAELCLDRAVVLELLRDPPPNLLMMSAALPDKPAPIVSVSVPESKPAPTEIPSETSADAAEPKTKGQLPVHVMQQTWNAQKRLKKVQVETLERVYRRTKRPTNSMISSIVHVTNLPKKRVVKWFEDKRAEDGVPDHRIPYQRLFHKATVP; encoded by the exons ATGGCTTTTGCTTCGTCGGTTCACACTTCCATGGCGGTTCAGCGCttatcattctctctctttgaCCGCCTCCTCGTGGGCCAATCCCGGCCCAGCCATTTGTTTCTGCCACTTCACCCTCCCCACCGCTCCGTACTGGCTCTCTCGCGCCGTCGAAACCCCAGCTCTTCCAACTCTGCGTCTTCCTCTTCGAAGAGAAATAAG AAAGTCTTGCGTCGCAATGATGCTTTAGAAGACGACGTTGATATAGACGAGGATGCCTTTGACGCACTCTTTAGCCAACTGGAAGAGGATTTAAAGAATGATGGGCTATCCCTAGATGACGAGGATGATGAGATAAGTGAAGAAGACCTTGCCAGGTTTGAACAAGAATTAGCGGAGGTACTAGGAGATGATGATATAGAAATGGCGATTTCAGCTGCAGATGACACTGAAAGTGAGAATGATGCTGAAGAAGATGACGATGAAGAATACGAAAGGCCGGTGAAGCTTAAAAATTGGCAACTTCGAAGATTGGCTGCAGCTTTGAAAGCTGGCCGCCGAAAAACTAGC ATAAAAACTCTTGCTGCAGAGCTTTGTCTTGATAGGGCTGTTGTTCTTGAATTGCTTCGTGACCCTCCTCCAAATCTTTTAATGATGAGTGCCGCTTTACCTGATAAACCGGCACCAATAGTATCAGTATCAGTGCCTGAAAGTAAGCCCGCACCCACAGAAATTCCTAGCGAAACAAGTGCGGATGCAGCAGAACCTAAGACCAAGGGGCAACTGCCTGTCCATGTCATGCAACAGACATGGAATGCTCAAAAGAGACTGAAAAAAGTGCAAGTTGAAACCCTTGAAAGAGTTTATAGGAGAACAAAACGCCCTACT AACTCAATGATTAGTAGCATTGTGCATGTGACAAATCTACCCAAAAAAAGGGTTGTGAAATGGTTTGAAGACAAACGTGCTGAAGATGGAGTCCCTGACCATCGCATTCCATACCAACG GTTATTCCATAAGGCTACTGTACCATGA
- the LOC122318410 gene encoding protein OVEREXPRESSOR OF CATIONIC PEROXIDASE 3 isoform X1 — protein MAFASSVHTSMAVQRLSFSLFDRLLVGQSRPSHLFLPLHPPHRSVLALSRRRNPSSSNSASSSSKRNKKVLRRNDALEDDVDIDEDAFDALFSQLEEDLKNDGLSLDDEDDEISEEDLARFEQELAEVLGDDDIEMAISAADDTESENDAEEDDDEEYERPVKLKNWQLRRLAAALKAGRRKTSIKTLAAELCLDRAVVLELLRDPPPNLLMMSAALPDKPAPIVSVSVPESKPAPTEIPSETSADAAEPKTKGQLPVHVMQQTWNAQKRLKKVQVETLERVYRRTKRPTNSMISSIVHVTNLPKKRVVKWFEDKRAEDGVPDHRIPYQRSDPETVKSL, from the exons ATGGCTTTTGCTTCGTCGGTTCACACTTCCATGGCGGTTCAGCGCttatcattctctctctttgaCCGCCTCCTCGTGGGCCAATCCCGGCCCAGCCATTTGTTTCTGCCACTTCACCCTCCCCACCGCTCCGTACTGGCTCTCTCGCGCCGTCGAAACCCCAGCTCTTCCAACTCTGCGTCTTCCTCTTCGAAGAGAAATAAG AAAGTCTTGCGTCGCAATGATGCTTTAGAAGACGACGTTGATATAGACGAGGATGCCTTTGACGCACTCTTTAGCCAACTGGAAGAGGATTTAAAGAATGATGGGCTATCCCTAGATGACGAGGATGATGAGATAAGTGAAGAAGACCTTGCCAGGTTTGAACAAGAATTAGCGGAGGTACTAGGAGATGATGATATAGAAATGGCGATTTCAGCTGCAGATGACACTGAAAGTGAGAATGATGCTGAAGAAGATGACGATGAAGAATACGAAAGGCCGGTGAAGCTTAAAAATTGGCAACTTCGAAGATTGGCTGCAGCTTTGAAAGCTGGCCGCCGAAAAACTAGC ATAAAAACTCTTGCTGCAGAGCTTTGTCTTGATAGGGCTGTTGTTCTTGAATTGCTTCGTGACCCTCCTCCAAATCTTTTAATGATGAGTGCCGCTTTACCTGATAAACCGGCACCAATAGTATCAGTATCAGTGCCTGAAAGTAAGCCCGCACCCACAGAAATTCCTAGCGAAACAAGTGCGGATGCAGCAGAACCTAAGACCAAGGGGCAACTGCCTGTCCATGTCATGCAACAGACATGGAATGCTCAAAAGAGACTGAAAAAAGTGCAAGTTGAAACCCTTGAAAGAGTTTATAGGAGAACAAAACGCCCTACT AACTCAATGATTAGTAGCATTGTGCATGTGACAAATCTACCCAAAAAAAGGGTTGTGAAATGGTTTGAAGACAAACGTGCTGAAGATGGAGTCCCTGACCATCGCATTCCATACCAACGGTCTGATCCTGAAACTGTGAAGTCCCTTTAA
- the LOC122318412 gene encoding uncharacterized protein LOC122318412 translates to MATSSSSLSSSSKGWASNLSTIAARIYFFLIILQIPLFRVPCRSGMCTTPLHVTSSQLIASEIFPVAVMKTLLYPGAVANGLVKNFAVPSWNNLLDIYNLTSVKEASAVTDLQRLEVLAGSYFSVAGALVGILRPGRMSMFGTLLVIWGLVKEGILGKPVNTDPTQAVYVYPTMLIAVICAFSSVKYDVKKVVRSAPARPVAKPLQSSSKSKLK, encoded by the exons ATggcaacttcttcttcttcattatcGTCGTCATCAAAGGGATGGGCGAGCAATCTGTCAACAATAGCAGCTCGCATCTACTTCTTCCTAATCATCCTTCAGATCCCTCTTTTCAG GGTCCCATGTAGATCTGGAATGTGTACAACACCATTGCACGTCACATCCTCCCAATTGATTGCAAGTGAGATCTTTCCTGTTGCTGTTATGAAGACCCTTTTGTACCCTGGGGCTGTTGCAAATGGCCTTGTCAAGAACTTTGCTGTTCCAAGCTGGAATAATCTGTTAGACATCTATAACTTAACCAGTGTGAAGGAAGCTTCTGCAGTAACAGATCTCCAACGCTTAGAG GTTCTTGCAGGAAGCTACTTCTCCGTGGCAGGAGCGCTTGTGGGTATTCTAAGACCAGGGAGGATGAGCATGTTTGGGACACTTCTAGTAATTTGGGGCCTTGTCAAGGAGGGGATTTTAGGAAAGCCAGTAAATACAGATCCAACACAAGCCGTCTATGTCTACCCAACAATGTTGATTGCTGTGATCTGTGCTTTCTCGTCTGTAAAGTATGATGTGAAGAAGGTTGTTAGGAGTGCTCCAGCCCGACCCGTGGCAAAGCCTCTTCAGAGCTCCTCAAAATCTAAGCTGAAATGA